The sequence ATCAAGATTCCCTCTGGTGTGCCTGAGGTAGAGCAGAAGCTCCGCGCTGAGATCACCCAAAAACTCGCCCCTCTTGGAGCCAAAAATATTGACCTCGTGATTGAACAACCCCAAGCCCAAGAGGAGCCCAAACCCCAAGGCCCCAAAAACATTGCCCCCCATATCAAAAATTTTGTCATGGTGAGCAGCGGCAAAGGGGGCGTGGGCAAGAGCACCAGTAGCGTCAACCTCGCTATCGCCCTAGCCCAACAGGGCAAGCGCGTGGGACTTTTGGATGCGGACATCTATGGTCCTAATATCCCTCGAATGCTCGGCCTCACCAAAGAGCGCCCCGATGTGAACGCCGAACAGAAAAAACTGATTCCTTTGAGCGCCTATGGCGTGGAGATGATGAGTATGGGCGTGCTCTATGAAGAGGGTCAATCCCTCATTTGGCGAGGGCCTATGATCATCCGAGCCATCGAGCAGATGCTCAAAGATGTGCTTTGGAGCGATCTAGATGTGCTCGTGATTGATATGCCTCCTGGCACAGGCGATGCTCAGCTCACCCTAGCCCAAAGCGTCCCCGTCACCGCTGGAGTGACGGTCACTACACCCCAGCGTGTGGCTTTGGATGATTCGGAGCGAAGCCTGGATATGTTCAAAAAGCTCAAGATTCCCATCGCAGGAATCATCGAGAATATGAGTGGATTCATCTGCCCTGATAGTGGCAAAGAGTATGACATTTTTGGCAAAGGCACCAGCCAAGCGGTCGCTGAGGATTTCAAAACTCAGGTGCTCGCCCAAGTGCCCATTGAGCCTGCCGTGCGAGAGGGAGGAGATGCGGGCAAGCCCATCGTCTTTTTTAGACCTGAGAGCCAAAGCGCTAAAGAGTATATGAAAGCCGCTTCGATTCTTTGGAGCTTCATTGAGCAAGCCAATAGCCAAAAGATCGTTGACAATAGCGAGATTCAGCCTGTGGACGCGGGTAAATCCGCCTGCTCCTCTTAAAAAGGAGCCCTCCTGTCTCCCTCGCACATTCGCTTTAACAACCTCTCCAAGCGCTATGGCGAAGCGCTGGTGCTAGATCAAATCTCTCTTGAGATTCCCAAGGGAACCATCTATGGACTCGTGGGCCATAGCGGTGCGGGCAAATCGACTCTATTGCGTACTATAAACGGACTAGAGGGATTTGATGAGGGAGAGCTTTGGGTGGATGGCGTCGATCTCCAATCACTTCAAGGCGATGCTTTGAGGGTATTTCGTAAAAACATTGGCATGATTTTCCAACATTTTTCCCTCATGGCACGCCAAAATGTCTTTGAAAATGTCGCTCTGCCTTTGCGTTGCTGGAAATACCCTGAGGCAGAGATCCAAAAACGTGTCTTTAATCTCCTCTCTCTTGTGGGCTTAGAATCCAAAAGCGATTCCTATCCAAGCGCGCTGAGCGGTGGACAAAAACAGCGAGTCGCTATCGCTAGGGCGCTCACGCTAGAGCCTCAAATTCTTCTCTCTGATGAGGCAACAAGCGCCCTTGACCCCTCCATGACCCAATCGATTCTAGACCTTTTGCAGACCATCAATCAGGAGCTTGGGGTCACGGTTGTCCTCGTGACGCATGAGATGGAGGTGGTGAAGAAGCTCTGCCACCACGCCGCCTTTTTGGAGGGAGGAAAACTCCTAAGAAGCGGCAACATTGAAGAGCTATTCTTGCAACCCGACCCCAAAATGCGCCATTTCCTTGGAGAGAGTGAAGTGCTTCCCAAGGAGGGGGTCAATATCCGACTCTACTTCCCCAAAGAGGTCGCACAAAATCCTATCATCACGCAGATGGCACGCCAGCTGTCGCTTGATTTCTCGATTGTTTGGGGCAAGCTAGAGCGTTTTGGCGAGGATGTACTTGGATCGCTAGTGATCAATATCCCTGAAGCAAGACAGGAAGAGGCGGAGCGATTTTTAGAATCTAGCGGCGTGCGCTGGGAGGTGTTGTGATGGAAAATTTGTGGTTTAAGATTTTGCTCCCCGCGACTTGGGAGACCCTCTATATGAGCCTAGTCGCCACACTCATCGCCCTAGGGCTTGGAATCTTTCCAGCGATTTTGCTCACCCTCTCTGACCCTAGGGGTCTCCGCCCCAACCCCAAACTCTACCAAGGGCTTGATCTCCTCATCAACACCCTCCGCTCTTTCCCGTTTTTGATTCTCATGATCGTGCTCTTTCCCCTCACTAAATTCCTCCTAGGCAAGACCATCGGCACGACGGCCGCGATCGTTCCACTGAGCATCGGGGCTGCTCCTTTTGTCGCGAGGATTCTTGAAGGAGCGCTCAAAGAGGTGGATAAAGGAGTGATTGAAGCGGCCAAGAGCTTTGGCGCGGGCGACTATCAGATTATCTTTAAAATCATGTTCTCCGAAGCCCTCCCCTCAATCGTCTCAGGACTCACGCTCACACTCATCACTGTGATTGGATTCTCAGCCATGGCGGGAGCCATCGGTGGGGGCGGGTTGGGAGATGTGGCGATCAAATATGGCTACTATCGATTCCAGACCGAAGTGATGGTCTATACGGTGATTCTGCTCATTGTACTGGTGCAGATCATCCAAGCACTAGGTGATTTTCTCTACCGCAAAATCAAACATTAATTTTTTAAAGACTACAATTCGCCCAAGGGAATTTATTCCCAATAAATTCAATAGAAATAGTAAGGAATCAACATGAGGAATCACAAACCCCTCCTTTCTGCCCTCTTCCTTGGCTCTCTTTTGCTCTTTAGCGGATGCTCCGAAGGAAAAAAAGAGGAAGCCTCCAAGTCTCCCGAGGTTCAATCCAAACCTCTCAAACTCGTAGTCGGTGCGACTCCAGAGCCACACGCTACGATTCTTGCTCAGGTGGTTGCGCCTTTAAAAGAGAAGGGAATCACGCTAGAAGTCAAAGAGTTCACTGATTATGTGACCCCCAATATGTCCCTAGAGGATGGCTCGCTCGATGCCAACTTCTTCCAGCACGCCCCCTATCTTGACCAATTCAACAAAGAAAAAGGCACTCACCTGCTTAGCATAGGCAATGTCCACCTAGAGCCCATGGGAATCTACTCCTCTAAAATCACTAAGCTAGAAGAGCTCAAAGAGGGTGATAGCGTGGCGATCCCCAATGACCCAACTAATGGCTCAAGAGCGCTTCGGATTCTTGAAAAAGAGGGACTCATCAAGCTCGCTAGCAAACCCCTCCTCTCCGCTCTAGATGTGGTGGAGAACCCTAAAAAACTTCAATTCAAAGAGCTCGATGCGCCCCAGCTCACCCGCACCCTAGGCGAAGTGGCTATTGCAGTGATCAACACCAACTACGCCCTCATGGCCAACCTCAACCCTCTCAAAAATGCACTTGCGCTCGAATCTAAAGATTCTCCCTACGCGAACATCCTCGTGGTCAAAAGCGGCAAAGAGAATGATGAGCGAATCAAGGCTCTCGTGCAAGCCCTCCAGAGCGAATCGATTAAAAGCTTTATCCTAGAAAAGTATCAAGGGGCAATTCTTCCTGCCTTCTAAAGCCCAGACAGCCCCTTCTCTTGGGGGCTTGTCCATTTTCTCTTGATTCCGCTACAATAAGGTCTGAAAAACCAAGCTTGGAGCGGCAACCATGCAAAACCAAACCCTCTCTCTTTTAAACGATTATATGCCTGAAGTCTCCCAATACAAGTCCCGCTTTGAATCGCTCAATACCCTGCTGAACAAAACCACCCTCACGGGCAAAATCAGCTCCCTTGATATTGCAGAGAATCTCTTCGCTTACATGGAGGAGACCCAGCAGAAATTCTCCCAGCTCCAAGAGCGACTCATCGACACACTCATCGAGCAAAACTTCCTCACTATCCTCTCTGAGGCTGAGCTCAACGCTCAGTCCAACATCGATGTGCTCAACCGCAACCTCTTTGAACGAACCGCTGATATCGCCTTTTTGGCCAAAAGCGAAATGATGAATAATTTTATCACTCATCAATCTGATGCCCTCACCAAAGAAGCTATTGAGACAAGAATGCACGAGTACACGCGCAAATACTCTGTCTATGAGGATATGATCCTCTTTGACAGAGAGGGGCGTATCCTTGCACGACTCAACTCCTCCAATCCCGCGACCCAAACCTCTGAGCCCATGATCGCCCAAGCCCTCTCTCTTCAGGGTGAGTACCTAGAGGTCTTTGGCACGGCTGACTTCATCAACAAGCCCACTCCTTCCCTCCTCTATCTCGCCCCTGTGCAGAGAATCGGCGAGAATGAGCGCGTGGGCGTGGTCGCTCTGGTCTTCAAATTTGAAGATGAGATGGAGCGAATCTTCAAGCGCTTCAGCGATTCCACCCCAGGAAGTCTCATCATGCTTCTTGACGCCAAGAATCGCCTCATCGCCTCAGGTAACCCTAAAGAGTTCCCTCTTGGCTCCACTCTCTCCATCCAAAAAATAGGCGATCACCACTTTGCCCAGACCAACAAGCGCACCTACCTCGTGGCCAAAGCCCAAACCCAAGGCTATTTTGGCTACACAGGCCCCCACTGGAGCACCGCCTTGCTCCTCCCCCTCCGAAGTGCGTTTGATTCCAAGCGTCTTGAGCTAGGCAAGATCCCCCCTGAACTTCTTGAAGAATCCTCTCTCATGACCAATGAGCTAAGGCGCGTGATTGCCGAGGCAGAAAACATCAACGAAGACCTGGGGGATGTGGTGATCAATGGAGAGATCATTGCCTCCAAGAGCCACTCCTACGCACTCAACCCGATTCTCAATAACATCCGTCTCCTCAGCGAAGAGATCAACCATGTCTGCGTCGATTCCATTCGCGGATTGCAGAAGAGTATCCTCGCTTCGGCTCTCAAAGGGGTGAGTTTCTATGCCAGAGTGGCGATTGATCTCATGGATCGCAACCTCTATGAGCGAGCCAATGATTGCCGCTGGTGGGCGCTCACTCATCGCTTCATCACCAATATGCACAAGAGCCAAGAGAACAGTGTTCGGGAGATTTTGATGGGAATTCTCCATAAAATCAACGCTCTCTACCCCATGTATCACAACCTTTTCCTCTTCGATGCGATGGGAAAAATTGTCGCCCTCTCCAATAAAGAGGAGATGAAATTCATCGATGAGCCCATCTCTTCAGAGGATTTCTCTCGAGTAAGGTCCATCCGAGACACCCAAAAATATTATGTCTCCGCGTTTGAACCCACCCCTTTTTATCGCCACAAGCCCACCTACATCTTCTACGCGCCCATCCTCTCGCCTGATGAGAACAAAAGCTTCCTAGGAGGGATTGGAATCGTCTTTGATGCAGAATCCCAGCTCTCCACTATGCTCCATGAAGCCCTTCCTAAGCGCTCTGAAGTGCTCTCCAGTCAGGGCGAGCTCTTTGGCCTTCTAGTGGAACGAAATGGCAAGATTATCGCCTCCACGAATGAAAAGCTCAAAGTGGGCGAGATCCTAGAGATTGATTCAAGATTCCTAGAGATTCGAGGCAATGAAGCCATCGATGAGGTGATCACTTTTCAAGAGAAGCGCTATATGCTAGGCGTCCAAACCTCTGTAGGTTATAGAGAGTTCAAAGTGAGCGATGGCTATAACTGCCCCGTCCTTTGCCTGATGTTTATCGAAGTGTAACTACCCGATCTTGGGTAGTTGCCATCCCCGAAAGTAGCCAAGGAGTCTGAGCGCCAACCCCGCTCCAGCCACTAAAAGAATAGCCCAAAGGGGCAAACTTCCCAGCCACATCTTCGCCAAAGCTAAAAGCACCGCACAAAGAATCGCCACCGTTCCATAAAATTCACTCACCAGCACAAAAGGGATCTCATTCACCATCACATCGCGGATGATTCCACCCCCCACTGCCGTGATAAAAGAGA comes from Wolinella succinogenes DSM 1740 and encodes:
- a CDS encoding Mrp/NBP35 family ATP-binding protein; this encodes MKNEAILDLLKEVTYPGFEKDIVTFGFVQKALLENDTLHVAIKIPSGVPEVEQKLRAEITQKLAPLGAKNIDLVIEQPQAQEEPKPQGPKNIAPHIKNFVMVSSGKGGVGKSTSSVNLAIALAQQGKRVGLLDADIYGPNIPRMLGLTKERPDVNAEQKKLIPLSAYGVEMMSMGVLYEEGQSLIWRGPMIIRAIEQMLKDVLWSDLDVLVIDMPPGTGDAQLTLAQSVPVTAGVTVTTPQRVALDDSERSLDMFKKLKIPIAGIIENMSGFICPDSGKEYDIFGKGTSQAVAEDFKTQVLAQVPIEPAVREGGDAGKPIVFFRPESQSAKEYMKAASILWSFIEQANSQKIVDNSEIQPVDAGKSACSS
- a CDS encoding methionine ABC transporter ATP-binding protein — its product is MLDQISLEIPKGTIYGLVGHSGAGKSTLLRTINGLEGFDEGELWVDGVDLQSLQGDALRVFRKNIGMIFQHFSLMARQNVFENVALPLRCWKYPEAEIQKRVFNLLSLVGLESKSDSYPSALSGGQKQRVAIARALTLEPQILLSDEATSALDPSMTQSILDLLQTINQELGVTVVLVTHEMEVVKKLCHHAAFLEGGKLLRSGNIEELFLQPDPKMRHFLGESEVLPKEGVNIRLYFPKEVAQNPIITQMARQLSLDFSIVWGKLERFGEDVLGSLVINIPEARQEEAERFLESSGVRWEVL
- a CDS encoding methionine ABC transporter permease: MENLWFKILLPATWETLYMSLVATLIALGLGIFPAILLTLSDPRGLRPNPKLYQGLDLLINTLRSFPFLILMIVLFPLTKFLLGKTIGTTAAIVPLSIGAAPFVARILEGALKEVDKGVIEAAKSFGAGDYQIIFKIMFSEALPSIVSGLTLTLITVIGFSAMAGAIGGGGLGDVAIKYGYYRFQTEVMVYTVILLIVLVQIIQALGDFLYRKIKH
- a CDS encoding MetQ/NlpA family ABC transporter substrate-binding protein, translated to MRNHKPLLSALFLGSLLLFSGCSEGKKEEASKSPEVQSKPLKLVVGATPEPHATILAQVVAPLKEKGITLEVKEFTDYVTPNMSLEDGSLDANFFQHAPYLDQFNKEKGTHLLSIGNVHLEPMGIYSSKITKLEELKEGDSVAIPNDPTNGSRALRILEKEGLIKLASKPLLSALDVVENPKKLQFKELDAPQLTRTLGEVAIAVINTNYALMANLNPLKNALALESKDSPYANILVVKSGKENDERIKALVQALQSESIKSFILEKYQGAILPAF
- a CDS encoding cache domain-containing protein, which codes for MQNQTLSLLNDYMPEVSQYKSRFESLNTLLNKTTLTGKISSLDIAENLFAYMEETQQKFSQLQERLIDTLIEQNFLTILSEAELNAQSNIDVLNRNLFERTADIAFLAKSEMMNNFITHQSDALTKEAIETRMHEYTRKYSVYEDMILFDREGRILARLNSSNPATQTSEPMIAQALSLQGEYLEVFGTADFINKPTPSLLYLAPVQRIGENERVGVVALVFKFEDEMERIFKRFSDSTPGSLIMLLDAKNRLIASGNPKEFPLGSTLSIQKIGDHHFAQTNKRTYLVAKAQTQGYFGYTGPHWSTALLLPLRSAFDSKRLELGKIPPELLEESSLMTNELRRVIAEAENINEDLGDVVINGEIIASKSHSYALNPILNNIRLLSEEINHVCVDSIRGLQKSILASALKGVSFYARVAIDLMDRNLYERANDCRWWALTHRFITNMHKSQENSVREILMGILHKINALYPMYHNLFLFDAMGKIVALSNKEEMKFIDEPISSEDFSRVRSIRDTQKYYVSAFEPTPFYRHKPTYIFYAPILSPDENKSFLGGIGIVFDAESQLSTMLHEALPKRSEVLSSQGELFGLLVERNGKIIASTNEKLKVGEILEIDSRFLEIRGNEAIDEVITFQEKRYMLGVQTSVGYREFKVSDGYNCPVLCLMFIEV